A single region of the Mycobacterium lentiflavum genome encodes:
- a CDS encoding CsbD family protein → MSTEDKIKNKIEDLGGQAKEAVGKLTGDSDTKNEGRADQAKSSLKDAGEKVKDAFKK, encoded by the coding sequence ATGAGCACCGAAGACAAGATCAAGAACAAAATCGAAGATCTCGGCGGCCAGGCCAAGGAAGCCGTCGGCAAGCTGACCGGCGACAGCGACACCAAGAACGAAGGCCGTGCGGACCAGGCCAAGTCCAGCCTGAAGGACGCCGGCGAGAAGGTGAAGGACGCCTTCAAGAAGTAG